A genomic window from Anthonomus grandis grandis chromosome 4, icAntGran1.3, whole genome shotgun sequence includes:
- the LOC126735395 gene encoding uncharacterized protein LOC126735395, with the protein MEATVSVEHQFKVFYDLILKELDSFVPKYPNIPRRNFPPWFTNSIIRDIKLKSFHYNKFKKYGRTDDINTFKLLRNKSKRDISKSYYQYVSNVESSIINNPNKFWSFIKNKKDTRDIPKDMFYKDTPIKGTLEIVNSFADYFKRSFLNNNLHPNSHHTPNNSLNINISCFSEREVLNALNKLKPKFTTGPDLIPAFIIKDCRHILVKPLLVLFNNCLLSGSIPALWKVSKVCPVFKKARIF; encoded by the exons ATGGAAGCTACGGTTTCTGTGGAGCATCAGTTTAAGGTcttttatgatttaatattaaaggaaTTGGACAGTTTTGTACCAAAATATCCTAATATACCTAGGAGAAATTTTCCACCTTGGTTCACAAATAGTATTATAAGGGATATAAAGCTTAAGAGTTTTcattacaacaaatttaaaaaatatggaagaaCCGATGATATAAACACGTTTAAATTGTTACGCAATAAATCTAAAAGAGATATATCTAAATCTTACTATCAATACGTTTCAAATGTGGAAAGCAGTATCATAAATAATCCTAACAAATTTTGgagttttataaagaataaaaaagatacAAGAGATATTCCTAAAGATATGTTTTACAAGGACACTCCTATAAAGGGCACCCTTGAAATAGTTAATTCCTTCGCTGACTACTTTAAacgatcttttttaaataataatttacacccTAATTCTCATCATACCCCAAATAACtctcttaatataaatatttcttgtttttcagAACGCGAAGTACTCAAtgctttaaacaaattaaaacctaaatttaCAACAGGACCGGATCTTATTCCTGCATTTATTATTAAGGACTGTAGGCATATACTTGTAAAGCCTTTACTTGTTTTGTTTAACAACTGTCTTTTATCGGGGTCTATTCCCGCATTATGGAAAGTTTCCAAGGTTTgtcctgtatttaaaaaag Cacggattttttaa